The Caloramator mitchellensis DNA segment CAAGTAATATCATAAATTAAAAACTTAACCCCATGATAGATTTAATTTTACTAACTTAAAGTTTAAAATCCATCATGGGGCTATTCATATGTTTAAAATAATCACTTACCCTTAGCTACTTCTACATTTACCTTTTTACCCTTAATAGTATTGTCCTTCATTATTTCAAGAACTTCCTTTGCATATTCGGCCGGAACTTCTACAAACGAGAATTTTTCATAAATATCAATGCTTCCTATTAAATCCCCTGGAATTCTAACTTTATCTGCGATAGCACCTACTATGTCCCTTGGGCTTATTCTTTGGTTTCTACCTACATTTATAAACAACCTTACCATTCCAGGTTCTGCACCTGTCCTTTCAAATTCCTTATCAACATCGTCTGCCTTCTTGTCAAGATTAATTACCATTTTTAGTAAAGCTGCAGCAACGTCAAGCGAAGTATAATCATCTCCAACTATTCTTTCAACTATATCACTATACTTTTCAAGATTATTTTCATTTATCGTGGTCTTGATTCTATCTATAATTAGATTAGCTCTGGACTCCTCAACATCGTGTAAAGTTGGAACCTTTAGTAGTTTTATTTTTGTCTTAGCATATCTTTGTATATCTCTTAATTTATAAATTTCTTTTCCGGCTACAAAAGAATATGCTCTTCCTTCCTTACCCGCTCTTCCTGTTCTGCCAATTCTATGAACATAATACTCCTCGTCCTGTGGAACATCATAATTAAATACCATTTCTACATTTTCAACGTCTATCCCTCTCGCAGCGACATCCGTTGCAACCAACACGTCTATTTGTCCATTCCTAAACTTAGACATAACCCTGTCCCTTTGAGATTGTTTCATATCACCATGAAGTGCATCCGCTAGATAGCCTCTTGCCTGAAGGCTGTTTACTACATCATCAACTTTTTTCTTTGTATTGCAAAATACTAAGGCTAAGTTTGGATTGTGAATATCTAATAATCTAGATAATACTTCTATTTTGTCGCCTTCCTTAACTTCAAAATATCCCTGTTCTATCGTGGGAACAGTCAGCTCCTTATGAATTACTTTTATGTATTCAGGATTTTTCAAATATTTCTTTGTTAATTTCAATATCGGTTCTGGAATTGTTGCTGAAAACAAAACCGTCTGCTTATCTTCGGGTGTTTTTTCAAGAATATATTCTATATCTTCAATAAAGCCCATATTAAGCATTTCATCTGCTTCATCAAGCACGAACATTTTAACGTTGTCTAGTTTTAATGTTCCCCTGTCAAGATGGTCAATCACTCTTCCAGGAGTTCCGATAATTATTTGGACACCCTTTTTAAGGGCATGAATCTGTCTGTCAATTGACTGCCCGCCGTATATTGGCAATACGTTGATCCCTCTTTTATATTTAGATAGTTTTTTAAGTTCTTCAGAAACCTGAACCGCAAGTTCCCTTGTCGGACAAAGAATTATCGATTGAAGAGACTTTAATGTAGAATCAACTTTTTCCAGAACAGGTATTCCAAATGCTGCAGTTTTGCCTGTTCCAGTCTGAGCTTGCCCTATTACATCCTTACCTTCAAGAATAACCGGAATTGCCCTGGATTGAATAGGTGTTGCTTCTTCAAATCCTAACTCCTCTATTGCCCTTAAAATTTCCTTAGAAACATTTAACTCAATAAATTTTAATTTTTCCATTATATCACCTCATAATTTATTTCACAAAATTATTTAATATTATTTTGTGTTATTTTATTTTTATAATTCTAATAAAAACATAGTGCCGGATAATTCCGGCACTAAATCATTCATTCATTACACCTAATTTTTCAAATAGTATAAAGAACAAGTTTATAACTATAGCAACGATAGTTGCTAGTGCCATACCCTTAAGCTGAACCTGACCTATGTTTAAGTGGGCGCCACTTAAACCAATTGTCATAACAACTGAGGTTAAAATCAAATTCTTGGGTTTGCTGTAATCTACTTTTTCTTCTACAAGCATTCTAAATCCTGATGTAGCTATTACACCAAATAATAGAAGCGATACTCCTCCAATTACAGGCGTTGGTATGCCCTGTATCAATGCTGATAATTTACCAAAGAATGAAAGGATAATTGAGATAATAGCAGCTCCACCTATTACCCAGACGCTATAAACCTTTGTTATAGCCATAACTCCAATATTTTCACCATAAGTAGTCGTTGGGACAGAACCGAATAATCCTGAAATTGTTGTAGATAATCCATCTCCTAATAACGACCTGTGAAGCCCCGGGTCTTTTGATAAATCCCTTCCAACAAGGTTGCTTGTAACCACAAGATGCCCTATATGTTCAGCAAGCACAACAAATGTAGCTGGAACAATAGTCAATATTGCTATGGGGTTAAATTTAGGAGCATATATATGTGGCAATACAAACACATTAGCTGATAAGACTGAATCAAAATTGACCAATCCTAGCACAAATGCACTTACATAACCAACAATAATACCAATTAGAACAGGTATAACCTTCAAGAATCCTTTAAATACTACAGAACCCAATACAACAGTTATAAATGTAATTAGCGATACAGTTATAACCTTTATATCTAGTGCTTTGGCAGTAAATCCAGCCATATCTGCTGCAACTGGTGCCAATTCTAGACCTATTATAGCAACTATAGCACCCATAGAAGCTGCAGGAAACAATTTGTTTAACCATTCTACACCTGTATATTTTACTATTACCGCAACTAATATAAATATCAATCCACTAGCTATAAATCCTCCAAGCGCATATTCGTATCCAAACTTTTGCATTATATAGAAAGTAGGTGCAAGATATGCAAAACTTGAACCTAAATAGGATGGTATTTTGCCTTTAGTAATGAAAATATAAAGTAATGTTCCAATTCCATTGAAAATCAATACAAGAGATGGATCGATTTGAAATAATATTGGAACCAACACTGATGCACCAAACATTGCAAATAGGTGTTGAAGGCTAAGTGGAATAGCCTTACCTAAAGATGGTTTTTCGTTAACATCGATAAAATTTTTCATTTTAAGCTCCCCTTTCTTGTATTGGGGATTTCTCCCCTTATTAGCCTCGCTGGACTAATTTAAAGGTTATTTTTCAATAATAATAACCTTATCTTCGTTGTCTGTCTCATTAAGCCTAACTTCTATTACTTCGTTTAAAGAAGTTGGGACATTTTTCCCAACATAATCTGGTCTTATTGGCAGTTCCCTATGCCCTCTGTCTACCAATACCGCAAGTTGAATTGATTTTGGTCGTCCTAAATCCATCACTGCATCCAAAGCAGCTCTTACAGTCCTTCCTGTAAATATTACATCATCTACTAGTATTACTTTCTTGCCTTTAATGTCAAAGTCAAGTTTGTTTTTTTCAACATGTGGTTCTTCATATTTTTCAGTTAAATCGTCACGGTATAATGAGATGTCTACTGTTCCAACAGGAACCATAAACCCTTCAAAGGATTCAATATAACTGGCAATTCTTTTTGCTAATGGAACCCCTCTTGTTTTGATTCCTAAAAGAACAACATTTTCTACACCTTTATTTTTCTCAATAATTTCATGAGATATACGCACTAGTGCTCTTTGTATGCTTTTGTCATCTAAAAGCACCGCCTTTTCTCGCATCTTCTCACCCCTTTAATAAAAAAACTTCCTACAGGCAGCTGTAAGAAGTCGGCAATACTTTCATATTTTCTTATCCCACTCCTTACAGCCTCACTGGACTGTTTAAAGGTAACCTTTATATTAAAATACCACATATTTCTACAATAATCAAGTTATTTTTCTTAATTTTTCTATTAAATCTGTAAAATACTCTGGAAGTTCTGCTGAAAATTCCATATATTCTCCTGTTCTTGGATGAACAAATCCAAGTGTCTTTGCATGTAGCGCTTGACCCTGCAATTTATACTTTTGTTTTTTGTAACCGTAAACTGGATCTCCAACTAACGGGTGTCCTATAGATGCCATATGGACTCTAATCTGATGAGTTCTTCCAGTTTCAAGCTTGGCTTGAATCAAAGTGTTTTCCTTGAATCTTTCTAATACTTTAAAATGAGTTACTGCCCTTCTTCCATTTTCTACAACAGCCATTTTTTTTCTTAAAACAGGATGCCTTCCGATAGGTTTGTCTATAGTGCCGTAATCCTCTTTTACAACACCTTCAGTTAAGGCTATATAAATTCTATTAACTGAGTGTTCTTTTATTTGTTCTGCCAAATTTTGATGAGCCAAATCATTCTTTGCCACAACAAGAACCCCAGAAGTATCCTTATCAATCCTATGAACTATTCCCGGCCTTATCACTCCATTTATTCCAGACAATGATTTGCATTTTTTTAGCAGTGCATTAACTAATGTTCCAGTATAATTACCAGCGGCAGGATGAACTACCATCCCCTGAGGTTTATTTACAACTACAACGTCGTCATCCTCGTATAAAATATCGATATCAATATCTTCAGCCTGTATTTCCAACTTGACAGGTTCTGGTATTTCTACTTTTATTACGTCATTTAATCTTAATTTATAATTGCTCTTAGTTATTTTATCATTGACTATAATTTTTTCTTCTTCTATCAGCTTTTGAATTCTTGAACGAGACATATCTACTATTTTATCACTTAAAAAAACATCTATTCTCATCCCTACATCTTCTTGATTTACTATAAAGATTTTACCATCTGACATAAAATCACTCCATCATTCTTTTGTAAAAAGCATAGTTAAAGCAAGTAAAAAAGTTCCAATAACCACTGAAATATCAGCAATATTAAACACTGGAAAATCAAAAAAAGTTTTATAATAAACATGAATAAAATCGATTACATAACCCCTAAATACTCTGTCATAAAGATTCCCAATCGCACCTGCTACTATCAAAATCAGACTTGCTCGATACCATTTGTTTAATTCTTTATTTGTAAACAAATAGTAAAGCATTCCTCCGATAACAAATGTTGTTACTCCAACAAGAAAAAACTTCTTGTTTTTAAGAATTCCAAACGCTGCACCTCTATTCTCAACATACACAAATTCAAATACTCCATTAATAATATTCACACCGTTGGAATAAAGTAATTTTGTTTTTGCTAATATCTTTGTTAATTGATCGATTAAAAATATCAAGGCAATAAAAACTAGTTGCATAGTATCCCCCATTTCATTAAGTCGCTATTAAAATCATAAAACAAGACTTGCAATGTTGCAAGTCTCTTTTTATGGCAATTGATTTTTATACTGTTGATTGCTAATATTGTCTGTCTCCTCTACAGTTCCACTTATATATTCATCCTCGTAATTTCTTTTAAATTTTGGTATTTTATTAAACTCGTCAACATCCTGCCATGCGTCCTCCCCATCATATTCAACTGATTCGCTTATATCATTAAAGCTTCTTCCAAAGGGATAATTAAGAACTCCTTCCTCTACTGGTCTGTCGTATCTAAAGGTATTGTGATTAACTTTTTCATTCTCGCACTTTACGCATCTTGATGCATATGGCAGAAAGTCAAGCCTTTCCTCTTCTATCTCTTTGCCGCATACTTCACATACTCCATAGTTTCCATTCTCAATTCTTTCTAGAGCATTATCTATTTGAACTAACATGTTTTTTTCATTTGATAAAAGAGCAAAACCTCTTTCCTTATCAAACATTTCTGTTCCTACGTCAGCGGGATGATTATCGTTAACTGATAATTCACCTATTTCTTCCCTCTGTGGTGCGGCCAATCCACTCTCATACATCGAATTAATAGTCTTCATTAAATTTTCTCTTTCATTTTGCAATTTGCCTTTATATTTTTCAATTTTTGAAGCTTCCAAATTCATCACTCCTTATGGGACTCTATATTTAACAAGCCTTATTATTTCCGAAATAACACCGCTAATCAAAGGCAAGTTCAGAACTACCAACCTTTGTAGGACAAAAACAACGAGTGCACTTAATATAGTAAAACCTATACCTATTCCAAATCCCCTTGCAATTCCTGAAACAAAATTTAAGAAAATCATCCTTGAAGGGTTTTGCATTAAATCAATATATTCTCCGAACTTTGCCCTTTCAAGCTGAGAAGATATTTTATTAAGAACTTCTATTTCATCGTTATTAATCATATAAAACCCTCCATTATTAGTTTGCCTAATTTAATTTTTCTTATGTAATTTAAATTGATTATATTTCCATTTGCTGTTAAAATAAAATTATAATATGTCTGGACCTTTAAGGCCGGAACATGGAGGTGTTTTTATGCAAATTAATACTCAAATTAAAAGTCAAATTTCTGTAAAGAAATTGACGCGAATAGCCCTTTTAAGTGCTATTGCTATTTTTATGAGCTTTACTCCTTTTGGTTACATTCAGCTTGGAGCAATTAGAATTACTTTTATGCATATCCCGGTAATAATTGCTGCAATAGTTGAAGGAATGCTTGGCGGAATAATAGTTGGGTTAATTTTTGGAGTATCAAGCCTTATCAGCAATCTATCAGGTCCATTGGCGCCAGTATTTATTAACCCTTTAGTATCGATTTTTCCAAGAATAATGATAGGCATAGTATCTTCTATTGTTTACAAAAAAAGCAAAAATGCATCAGTTACAGCTGCTCTAGGAACTATAACTAATACCGTTCTTGTTTTGTCTATGATTTATTTTTTTGCAGCTTCAGCTTTTTCAAACATAAGAAAAATTGCAATAGAAACGTTAGGGAAATTCCTATTAATTATAGCATTAAAAAATGGAATACTTGAAATGCTTGTCGCAGTAATAATAGTTACTGCAGTTGTGAAAGCTTTGAACTTAAAAATAGAATAATTTTAGTTTTTAGACACGATTAAATAAATTAAAGCCCTTGAACGAAAAATAAAGCGTAATTAATTTATGAGATGATACCTTTATAATCGCTCAAGGGCTGATAATTTATTGTAATTAATTATTATATTAATAAATTGAATATATTTTTGCTCCTAATGAAGCCAATATTTGCACAAATTCAGGAAAAGAAGTTCTTACATTTTCACATCCTATAACTTTTGTATTACCCAATATCAATCCAACTAAAGAAAAAGCCATTGCTATTCTATGGTCGTCAAAGGATTCAAAATTGTATTCGTCTTTTTTAGTATATGTGTTCCCTCTTATAAGCATTCCATCTTCAAATTCCTCAACATGCGTCCCCATAATATTTAGATTATGTATTATCGATTTTATCCTATCGCTTTCCTTATATCTTAATTCCTTAGCATCATGAATTATAGTTTCACCATCTGCAAAGGCAGCTAATACTGAAATCAATGGTATCTCATCAATAAGCCTCGGAATAAATTCGTCGCTTATTTTTATTCCACGTAATTTGCTGCTCTTAATTATAATGCTTCCTGTTGGTTCGTTATTAGATATTCCATGTTGAATAATTTCTATTTCTCCACCCATCATTTTAAATATATCTATAAATCCTGTTCTTGTTTCATTCAGCAACACATCATGTATAATTATTTCTGAGTTCTCAGTTAATGCAGCAGCAGCAATAATAAATGCCGCTGAGCTTATATCTCCCGGAATGTCTATATCCTTTGCTAATAAATAATTACCAGATTTTATATTAATTATATTGTCTTCAATTGATATATCTGCTCCAAGAAATTTAAGCATTCTTTCGGTATGGTCCCTTGTTTTTTGTATTTCTTCAACTGCTGTTTTTCCTTCTGCAAATAAACCAGCTAACAGCAATGCCGACTTAACCTGCGCCGATGGAACTTCCATATTATATTCAATACCCTTTAATCTTCCGCCATCAATTATCAACGGTGCTAAATCATTATCGTAAAGAGACTTTATTCTAGCTCCCATTAAATTTAAGGGTTTAATAATTCTTTTCATAGGTCTTTTTTGAAGAGAATTATCACCATACAACACAAATTTGCCATCTAATGCAGATAATAATCCCGACAACAATCTAATCGATGTCCCAGAGTTTCCAACATACAATAATTTATTTGCTTTTTTTAGCCCATTTATGCCATTTGAATTTATGTGAATACCATTTTCTCTAATTTTAATTCTAGCATTGAGCATCTTCATCACATTCAAAGTATTAACAGTGTCCTCTGCAAATAAAAAATTATTAACCACTGCATCTCCATGACACAGTGGCAATATAATAGCTGCTCTATGTGAAATAGATTTATCACCAGGAAGCTTGACCTCTCCTTTTAGTTCATTTGATTTGTTAGAAATCAAGTCCATAAAATCACCTCTTATGAACACATTTAAATGTTTCATTCGCCCTTTTATATATAAGTTCAAATTCCTCAAAATTTACAGATTGAAAGCCATCTGAGAGAGCATTCTCCGGTTCTGGATGAACTTCAATCAATAGGCCATCAGCTCCTGCAGCAATTGATGCAAGGCTCATTGGATAAACAAGCTCTCTTCTTCCGGTTCCATGGCTTGGGTCTACTATAATGCGTAGACTGGTCCTTTCTTTAACGACTGGAACAGCATTTAAATCAAGCGTATTTCGAGTATAATTTTCAAATGTTCTAATCCCTCTCTCACAGAGTATTATATCATCATTACCTTCAAGTGCTATATATTCAGCCGCATTTAACCACTCTTCTATCGTTGCGGAAATGCCTCTTTTTAATAAAATCGTCTTATTAGTTTTGCCTATCTCTTTTAACAGTGGATAATTATACATATTTCTCGAGCCAACTTGTATAACATCGACAGAGTTAATCATTTCTTCAAGGTCCCTTATGTCTAAAACTTCAGAAACTATCTTAACACCATATTTAGTTTTCATATCCTTTAATATTTCAACGCCTTCCATTCCAAGACCTTGAAAACTATAAGGTGAAGTTCGTGGCTTAAACGCTCCTCCTCTAATGTATTCAACTCCTAAATTTTTTAAGAAAGAAACCGTTTTATCCATAACTTCATAGTTCTCAACACTGCAAGGCCCTGCAATCATCAATAGTTTTTCATTATTTTTTCTGGACCCCTTAGTAATTTTCTTTACCATATTACCACCTACAGTTGTTCAATCATATTGTTCAATATTGAAATAGAGTTTTCAATTGCAATATTAATATACTTATCATAATCGGCAGCATGATTTTCATCAGCAAAATCCGATATTGACCTAATAACCACAAACGGAACACCATTAACATAACAAGTATGGGCGATTGCCGCACCTTCCATTTCTACTGCAAGCGCGTCAAATGTATCTTTAAGCCAAATTAATTTTTTTGAATCTGCTATAACCTGATCGCCTGTTGCAATTCTTCCAATGTATACGTCAAATTCAGTAATGTCCTTTGTTGCCTTTAGAGCAGCATCAATTAACCTCTCATCAGCTCTAAAAAAGTAATCGACCATTCGAGGTATTTGTCCGGGTTTGTAATCTATACAAGTCCCATCTACATCGTGTTGAACTAAATCTTTTGAAATTACAACATCGCCAGGATTTAGTTTTTCATTTACTCTTCCAGCAACACCGGTATTTATAACATAATCTACATTAAAATCATCAATCAAAATTTGTGTGCATATTGCTGCATTTACCTTTCCTATGCCGCTTCTAACGACTACTATATCTTTATTTAAGAATCTTCCCATGAAAAATTCCATATTAGCCTTTTTCTCGATTCTTTCTACGACCATCATGTCTTTAATTTTTAATACTTCTTCTTCCATCGCTCCAATAATTCCTATCATAAATTAACCTCCCAGGCAGTTTTTTATCGAGTCCTTAATTAAAGCTTCATTTAAATCAGTTGTAATTATAGCATTTCCTATTCCTTTAGGCAAAGCAAATTTTAACTGATTTGTAGTTCTTTTCTTATCCATATTCATATATAAGAATAATTCATCATAATTCTCTAATTTTATATTAGTTGGTAATTTAAAATATCTAATCAAGGTTGCAATTCTGTCATATTCATCTCTTCTTAAATATCCAAGTTTATATGCCATGTATGATTCTACAAGCATTCCAATAGCTATAGCTTCACCATGCAGTATCTCGAAATTCATTATGCTCTCGATTGCATGCCCTATTGTGTGTCCAAAATTAAGAATATGTCTTTCCCCCAAATCCAGTTCATCCTTTTCTATAATCGATGCCTTGATTTTTGAAGTTTGATAAACTATATGAATTAGTTTGTCGCATTCCATCTCTAAAATTGCTCGCCTATTTTGAAACAAATATTCAAACAAATTCTTATCACTGATTACTCCATAT contains these protein-coding regions:
- a CDS encoding DEAD/DEAH box helicase, translating into MEKLKFIELNVSKEILRAIEELGFEEATPIQSRAIPVILEGKDVIGQAQTGTGKTAAFGIPVLEKVDSTLKSLQSIILCPTRELAVQVSEELKKLSKYKRGINVLPIYGGQSIDRQIHALKKGVQIIIGTPGRVIDHLDRGTLKLDNVKMFVLDEADEMLNMGFIEDIEYILEKTPEDKQTVLFSATIPEPILKLTKKYLKNPEYIKVIHKELTVPTIEQGYFEVKEGDKIEVLSRLLDIHNPNLALVFCNTKKKVDDVVNSLQARGYLADALHGDMKQSQRDRVMSKFRNGQIDVLVATDVAARGIDVENVEMVFNYDVPQDEEYYVHRIGRTGRAGKEGRAYSFVAGKEIYKLRDIQRYAKTKIKLLKVPTLHDVEESRANLIIDRIKTTINENNLEKYSDIVERIVGDDYTSLDVAAALLKMVINLDKKADDVDKEFERTGAEPGMVRLFINVGRNQRISPRDIVGAIADKVRIPGDLIGSIDIYEKFSFVEVPAEYAKEVLEIMKDNTIKGKKVNVEVAKGK
- the uraA gene encoding uracil permease, translated to MKNFIDVNEKPSLGKAIPLSLQHLFAMFGASVLVPILFQIDPSLVLIFNGIGTLLYIFITKGKIPSYLGSSFAYLAPTFYIMQKFGYEYALGGFIASGLIFILVAVIVKYTGVEWLNKLFPAASMGAIVAIIGLELAPVAADMAGFTAKALDIKVITVSLITFITVVLGSVVFKGFLKVIPVLIGIIVGYVSAFVLGLVNFDSVLSANVFVLPHIYAPKFNPIAILTIVPATFVVLAEHIGHLVVTSNLVGRDLSKDPGLHRSLLGDGLSTTISGLFGSVPTTTYGENIGVMAITKVYSVWVIGGAAIISIILSFFGKLSALIQGIPTPVIGGVSLLLFGVIATSGFRMLVEEKVDYSKPKNLILTSVVMTIGLSGAHLNIGQVQLKGMALATIVAIVINLFFILFEKLGVMNE
- the pyrR gene encoding bifunctional pyr operon transcriptional regulator/uracil phosphoribosyltransferase PyrR; protein product: MREKAVLLDDKSIQRALVRISHEIIEKNKGVENVVLLGIKTRGVPLAKRIASYIESFEGFMVPVGTVDISLYRDDLTEKYEEPHVEKNKLDFDIKGKKVILVDDVIFTGRTVRAALDAVMDLGRPKSIQLAVLVDRGHRELPIRPDYVGKNVPTSLNEVIEVRLNETDNEDKVIIIEK
- a CDS encoding RluA family pseudouridine synthase, with protein sequence MSDGKIFIVNQEDVGMRIDVFLSDKIVDMSRSRIQKLIEEEKIIVNDKITKSNYKLRLNDVIKVEIPEPVKLEIQAEDIDIDILYEDDDVVVVNKPQGMVVHPAAGNYTGTLVNALLKKCKSLSGINGVIRPGIVHRIDKDTSGVLVVAKNDLAHQNLAEQIKEHSVNRIYIALTEGVVKEDYGTIDKPIGRHPVLRKKMAVVENGRRAVTHFKVLERFKENTLIQAKLETGRTHQIRVHMASIGHPLVGDPVYGYKKQKYKLQGQALHAKTLGFVHPRTGEYMEFSAELPEYFTDLIEKLRKIT
- the lspA gene encoding signal peptidase II, whose product is MQLVFIALIFLIDQLTKILAKTKLLYSNGVNIINGVFEFVYVENRGAAFGILKNKKFFLVGVTTFVIGGMLYYLFTNKELNKWYRASLILIVAGAIGNLYDRVFRGYVIDFIHVYYKTFFDFPVFNIADISVVIGTFLLALTMLFTKE
- a CDS encoding TraR/DksA C4-type zinc finger protein, whose amino-acid sequence is MEASKIEKYKGKLQNERENLMKTINSMYESGLAAPQREEIGELSVNDNHPADVGTEMFDKERGFALLSNEKNMLVQIDNALERIENGNYGVCEVCGKEIEEERLDFLPYASRCVKCENEKVNHNTFRYDRPVEEGVLNYPFGRSFNDISESVEYDGEDAWQDVDEFNKIPKFKRNYEDEYISGTVEETDNISNQQYKNQLP
- a CDS encoding DUF5665 domain-containing protein — its product is MINNDEIEVLNKISSQLERAKFGEYIDLMQNPSRMIFLNFVSGIARGFGIGIGFTILSALVVFVLQRLVVLNLPLISGVISEIIRLVKYRVP
- a CDS encoding ECF transporter S component; the encoded protein is MQINTQIKSQISVKKLTRIALLSAIAIFMSFTPFGYIQLGAIRITFMHIPVIIAAIVEGMLGGIIVGLIFGVSSLISNLSGPLAPVFINPLVSIFPRIMIGIVSSIVYKKSKNASVTAALGTITNTVLVLSMIYFFAASAFSNIRKIAIETLGKFLLIIALKNGILEMLVAVIIVTAVVKALNLKIE
- the aroA gene encoding 3-phosphoshikimate 1-carboxyvinyltransferase, whose amino-acid sequence is MDLISNKSNELKGEVKLPGDKSISHRAAIILPLCHGDAVVNNFLFAEDTVNTLNVMKMLNARIKIRENGIHINSNGINGLKKANKLLYVGNSGTSIRLLSGLLSALDGKFVLYGDNSLQKRPMKRIIKPLNLMGARIKSLYDNDLAPLIIDGGRLKGIEYNMEVPSAQVKSALLLAGLFAEGKTAVEEIQKTRDHTERMLKFLGADISIEDNIINIKSGNYLLAKDIDIPGDISSAAFIIAAAALTENSEIIIHDVLLNETRTGFIDIFKMMGGEIEIIQHGISNNEPTGSIIIKSSKLRGIKISDEFIPRLIDEIPLISVLAAFADGETIIHDAKELRYKESDRIKSIIHNLNIMGTHVEEFEDGMLIRGNTYTKKDEYNFESFDDHRIAMAFSLVGLILGNTKVIGCENVRTSFPEFVQILASLGAKIYSIY
- the aroF gene encoding 3-deoxy-7-phosphoheptulonate synthase: MVKKITKGSRKNNEKLLMIAGPCSVENYEVMDKTVSFLKNLGVEYIRGGAFKPRTSPYSFQGLGMEGVEILKDMKTKYGVKIVSEVLDIRDLEEMINSVDVIQVGSRNMYNYPLLKEIGKTNKTILLKRGISATIEEWLNAAEYIALEGNDDIILCERGIRTFENYTRNTLDLNAVPVVKERTSLRIIVDPSHGTGRRELVYPMSLASIAAGADGLLIEVHPEPENALSDGFQSVNFEEFELIYKRANETFKCVHKR
- a CDS encoding 5'-methylthioadenosine/adenosylhomocysteine nucleosidase encodes the protein MIGIIGAMEEEVLKIKDMMVVERIEKKANMEFFMGRFLNKDIVVVRSGIGKVNAAICTQILIDDFNVDYVINTGVAGRVNEKLNPGDVVISKDLVQHDVDGTCIDYKPGQIPRMVDYFFRADERLIDAALKATKDITEFDVYIGRIATGDQVIADSKKLIWLKDTFDALAVEMEGAAIAHTCYVNGVPFVVIRSISDFADENHAADYDKYINIAIENSISILNNMIEQL